The window aggccagaggcaggctacagctactgtcctgtaggccagaggcaggctacagctactgtcctgtaggccagaggcaggctacagctactgtcctgtaggccagaggcaggctacagctactgtcctgtaggccagaggcaggctacagctactgtcctgtaggccagaggcaggctacagctactgtcctgtaggccagaggcaggctacagctactgtcctgtaggccagaggcaggctacagctactgtcctgtaggccagaggcaggctacagctactgtcctgtaggccagaggcaggctacagctactgtcctgtaggccagaggcaggctacagctactgtcctgtaggccagaggcaggctacagctactgtcctgtaggccagaggcaggctacagctactgtcctgtaggccagaggcaggctacagctactgtcctgtaggccagaggcaggctacagctactgtcctgtaggccagaggcaggctacagctactgtcctgtaggccagaggcaggctacagctactgtcctgtaggccagaggcaggctacagctactgtcctgtaggccagaggcaggctacagctactgtcctgtaggccagaggcaggctacagctactgtcctgtaggccagaggcaggctacagctactgtcctgtaggccagaggcaggctacagctactgtcctgtaggccaGAGGCAGGCgacagctactgtcctgtaggccaGAGGCAGGCgacagctactgtcctgtaggccaGAGGCAGGCgacagctactgtcctgtaggccaGAGGCAGGCgacagctactgtcctgtaggccaGAGGCAGGCGACAGCTACTGTAGAGCTACTGTGGagcactgtttcactgtcccttCAGGTTTGGtactggagagaggagaaacagtgagagaacaagagaagatttagggagggagagagacatgattaGGTTATCTGAAGCCTGGCTTCATCACATCTTGTTTCTCTACGAATTCACTTCCTGCCTTTAGCCTCTGGGCTGTGCGGAAGGAAGTGAGCGTAGCCTAGCTGTGGGGCTGTAAACTCTGCTTTTCCACCAAGACACAGTTGCGCTACTACAGAGAATACTACAACAACCTTAACCCAACAGGGAGGTTAGAGAGGCGCACCAGTAACTGGAGGGTTACTGGTTTGATTCCCGGGTCTGACGGAAGGAATGTGTCTGTGACGTGAAGCAGCAGCCAAAAGGTTAGCGCTATCAGAATTTCAGGTGTCACATACTGCCATTGTGCACTTCGCTTCAGCTTTCAAACACGTTTTCTCCGTCAGTCTTTCTTTGACGCACACTGAAACATTCTTTCACTCTATCGCTCCACTTCTCTCTGGAGGAGGATGTAATGACATCACGTGGAAACAGGAAGTCCCTGAGACACCTGACTTCCCAGAACTtatccatcccctccctccccctacattactctctctctgtcccccacttCCCATTGTTTCTCTCACTATCCccagtctctgcctctctctctctctttctgtcccccaCCTCCCACTGTTCCTCTCactaccccccctctccctgcctcagtctctttctcccccccttctctctattTCCCCACTATCCTCTCTTACACTACATTGAAGTTTATGCTTTGGGCTCAAGTGACAGCTCACTTCGCAGTGTCCGATCACTCCTGCTTCACTCACTCTGCATCCTGTGGTGTTTCCTGTTagccaggagagagagtgagaaatggAAGAATGAGTATGGATTCTAATTCTGTATACCAACTGAAATTTACgccacatacagttgaagccggaggtttacatacaccttatccaaatacatttaaactcagtttttcacaattcctgacatttaatcctagcaaaaaattccctgttttaggtcagttaggatcaccactttattttaacaatgtgaaatgtcagaataatagtagagataatgatttatttcagcttttatttctttcatcacaatcccagtgggtcagaagtttacatacactcaattagtatttggtagcattgcctttaaatggtttaacttgggtcaaacgtttcgggtagccttacacaagcttcccacaataagttgggtgaatttgggcccgttgctcctgacagagctggtgtaactgagtcaggtttgtaggcctccttgctcacacacgctttttcagttctgcccacaaattttctatagcattgaggtcagtgctctgtgatggccactccaacaccatgactttgttgttcttaagccattttgccacaactttggaagtatgcttggggtcattgtacatttggaaaacccatttgcgaccaagctttaactttctgactgatgccttgagatgttgtgtcaatatatccacatcattttcctgcctcgtgatgccttctattttgtgaagtgcaccagtccctcctgcagcaaagcacccccacaacatgatgctgccacccccgtgcttcacggttgggatggtgttcttcggcttgcaagcctccccctttttcctccaaacataacgatggtcattatggccaaacagttctatttttgtttcatcagaccagaggacatttctccaaaaagtacgatatttatccccatgtgcagatgcaaaccgtagtctggcttttttatggcggttttggagcagtgacttctttcttgctgagcggccattcaggttatgtcgatataggacttgttttactgtggatatacagtggtgcaaaaaagtttttagttagccaccaattgtgcaagttctcccacttaaaaagatgagagagacctgtgattttcatcataggtactcttcaactaggagacagaacacgtctccttcctgagccatatgacagctgcgtggtcccatggtgtttatacttgcatactattgtttgtacagaggaacgcggtaccttcaggcgtttggaaattgctcccaaggatgaactaaacttgtggaggtccacaaatttttttctgaggtcttggcggatttcttttgattttcccatgatgtcaagtaaagaggcactgagcttgaaggtaggccttgaaatacatccacaggtacacctccaattgactcaaatgatgtcaattagcctatcagaacgacagatttgtaccttgtcagctcgggggtttgaactcgcaaccttccggttactagtccaacgctctaaccactaggctacgctgcagtgaattataagtgaaatctgtctgtaaacaattgttggaaaaattacttgtgtgatgcacaaagtagacgtccaaaccgacttgccaaaactataggaatttgtggagtggtttaaaaacgagtttaaatgactccaacctaagtgtatgtaaacttccgacttcaacggtAGCTGTGTATGTGTTTTCATGCGTTTGTGTTGTGAATGCCCAGCAGGGAGCCGTTTATCTGAAGTAGATGGGGCAGGAAAGGGTGTGTTTGGATGTTTGTTAGTTTGATGAATGAGGGTGGTGTGTGTATGAGTTTTCAGTCCTGAGAAAATGGTTTATGTTTGAAAACACCCCTCCATGTCCATTAGCTAGAGAGTGTAGTGATTTAGGTGGGAATAGCCTGAGTGGGATATGAACCAGTAACCTTCTAACTGTTTGAGGGCAGGGAGAGTGACTGCCTGTAGATCAAGGGTGGCCATCCCTCCTTCTTGAGAGttgctgggtgtgcaggcttttgttccatccCTGCTTTAACATGAGTCTACTAATCAGCTTCTCATCGGGACCTTGGTTAGCTGAATCAGGAGCTGGAGCAGAAGCCTCCACACCCAGCGTCTTTTCCTGCAGGAGGGTTGGAATGAGTGTCTTGACATGGCGTATCTCCAAAACACCATTTTTATATAGTGTTGCTGCTTTTTAAAAAATCTATGCAAATGTCTGTTTAGTACAGGGTATCACCCACGAGAGAGAGAGTATGCAAATGTCTGTTTAGTACAGGGTATCACCCACGAGAGAGAGAGTATGCAAATGTCTGTTTAGTACAGGGTATCACCCACAAGAgagtcagatatatatatatatagtttggtCTGTCGGCTAGTGTCAGTCTGGTTTGGGTGTGTGTTGCTTAGCAGTCAATCAGACAGTCATCTCACATCTCTGTCATATCAGTTCTCAAGCTCTAGTTTTCTTCTAAGTGGTCATAGAAGGAAGAAGACAATAGTCTGTTGGTGAGTTGAGAAACAGTGTTTTAGCATTGAATATGAGGAGTCAGGGTACCAAGCGCCGTTGTTGACTAGGTTTACATGTACAGCAGAGTTTCTCAAACAgcatcagggagagagagagacaaacgtaatgaagaagagagtgagagagagagacaaatgttatgaagaggagagagagagagagacaaacgttatgaataggagagagagagagacaaacgttatgaagaggagagagcgagacaaacgttatgaagaggagagagagacagagagagagagaaatgttttgaagaggagagagagagagacaaacgttctgaagaggagagagagacaaacgttctgaagaggagagagagagcgagacaaacgtgatgaagaggagagagagagagagacaaacgttatgaagaggagagagagagagacaaacgttatgaagaggagagagagagacaaacgttatgaagaggagagagagagagacaaacattctgaagaggagagagagacaaacgttctgaagaggagagagagagagacaaacgttatgaagaggagagagagacagagagagaaatgttttgaagaggagagagagcgagacaaacgttatgaagaggagagtgagagagagacgaacgttctgaagaggagagagagagagagacaaacgttatgaagaggagagagatgaacgttatgaaggggagagagagagagagagacaaacgttatgaagaggagagagagagagacaaacgttatgaagaggagagagcgagacaaacgttatgaagaggagagagagacagagagagagagaaatgttttgaagaggagagagagagagacaaacgttATGAagaggagattgagagagagacgaacgttctgaagaggagagagagagagacaaacgttATGAATAGGAGAGAGATGAACGttatgaaggggagagagagagagagagagagagacaaacgttatgaagaggagagagagagacaaatgttatgaagaggggagagagagggagagagagacaaatgttatgaagaggagagggagagagagagagagacaaacgttatgaagaggagagagagagggagagaaactttatgaagaggagagagagagagagaaacgttttgaagaggagagagagagagacaaacgttatgaagaggagagagagagagagacaactttatgaagaggagagagagagagacaaacattatgaagagtggagagagagagagacaaacattatgaagaggagagagagagagagagacaaacgttatgaagaggagagagagacaaacggtatggagagagagagagacaaacagtatggagagagagagacagtatagagagagagagagacacgttatgaagaggagagagagagagaaacagtatagagagagagagacacgttatgaagaggagagagagagagagacaacgttatgaagaggagagagagagagacaaacggtatggacagagagagagagagagagagagacaaacgttatgaagaggagagagagagagaaacagtatagagagagagagagagacacgttatgaagaggagagagagagacaaacgttatgaagaggagagagagagagacaaacggtatggagatagagagagacacgttatgaagaggagagagagacaaatggtatggagagagagagagagagagagaaatggtatgaagaggagagagagagagagagagagagagagagagagagagagagacattatgaagaggagagagagcgagagacgaacgttctgaagaggagagagagacaatgttatgaagaggagagagagagagagacaaacgttatgaagaggagagagagagaccaaacggtatggagagagagagagagacaaatgttttgaagaggagagagagggagagagagagaccacattataaacaggggagagagagagagggagagagagacaaacgttatgaacaggggagagggagagggaaagggacagagagagacaaacgttatgaagaggagagggagagagaagagacaaacgTTATGAACAGGGGAGAGGGAgttgagggagggagacaaatgttgtgaagaggagagagcgagagagagagagacaaacgttatgaagaggagagagagagagagagagagagagaaacgttatgaagaggagagagagagagagacaaacgttatggaaagagagagagagagaaatgttatgaagaggacagagagagagacaaacggtatggagatatatagagagagagacaaacgttatgaagaggagagcgagagacaaacggtatggagacagagggagagagagagacaaacNNNNNNNNNNNNNNNNNNNNNNNNNNNNNNNNNNNNNNNNNNNNNNNNNNNNNNNNNNNNNNNNNNNNNNNNNNNNNNNNNNNNNNNNNNNNNNNNNNNNGCTTAACTGTGTGTGGGTTGGGAGTTCCTGTGAAATGTTGTTGTAAACTAAGCAGTAAGCATTGAAATGTGTTTTGGATTGCGTCCATCACCGTCATGTTTTAGTTGTTTTGAGAATGTTAGGTCATTTTGGGAGGAATAGGCTGGTATTCCAAGATGTGATTGTCAGGAATCTCAGATTTCTCAGGAATGCAATTTCTCCCAAAGGATGAAAAAAAGATATTCTTCCTATGAGCCACTACAACCTCTGCCATGACCACCAGACCTGAATGGCACAGGAGGGAGTGTGCTAGAGTAGCAGATTGCTAAACTAGCATCGCCTTCCTGAGACTTAAAGTGTAAGAGCCTGGATCAAATATTACAGACGATACATTGTATAATATATTGTGTCATTGTGACGTAGGCTAAGTCTGAATACTGGGTTTGCTTTGGAATAGAGGTCATTACACGTTATTACACTCAGTACACTCCTGTAGAGTGAAGACTGTTTCCTTTCAGCTGCCATTTTGTTCTTCCTGAACTCTGCTGTGACTTCTTAACTCACTCCAAAGCTGGAGGTAAACTGagttaaaacacacacaacacaaagttCTCACTGTTCATCAAACCGCAGACACGCCCATTTGTGGTGAAGCATATAGATGGAACTGTAAGTCATGGTCTCTTCCTCAGAGGACTGTAAAGGGAAGTGgctaacctctctctctttgttctcactctttctttctttctctctcttctctctctctctctctttctctctctctctctcctctctctctctcctctctctctctctctctctctctctctctctctctctcctctctctctctctctctctcctctctctttctctctctctctctctctctctctctctctctctctctctctctctcctctctctcttctctctctctctctttctctctctctcctctctctctctcctctctctctctctctctctctctctctctctctctctcctctctctctcacctctctctttctctctctctctctctctctctctctctctctctctcctctctctttctctctctctctctctctctctctctctctctctctctctctctctttctctctcttctctctctctctttctctctctctcctctctctctctctctctctctttctctctctctctcctctctctctctcctctctctctctctcctctctctctctcctctctctctctctctcctctctctctctctctcctctctctctctctcctctctctctctctctctctcctctctctctctctcctctctctctctcctctctctctctctctctcctctctctctctcgttctctctctctctctcctctctctctagtggCGATGGTGTCTGACATGATCTGACAGAGGAAGACTGCAGGTGAGTAGCCCTTTACCCTCCATATCACTTCCTCCTtcacttctctctttctcttcttctctctctctctctctctctctctctaactccccacctctctcaccccctctctctctgtagcgaTAGTCTCTGTGGTTATTATGGGCTGTGCCCACTGTAAACAGAAAAAGGCTGCAGCCAAGGCAGCTTCAGCCGAGCTGTCTGACCCATCTCCTAGCAACAGCCCTGATGGGGTTGTGTCTACAGCATTGGCCATGCCCCGTTATCACCCTGGCCCCACCCACCCGACAATACCTGACTTCAACAAGCCTTTTGGCTCCGCCTGTTTTCCTAATACCAACGCACAAACCGGCGCAGGGGGCGTCACAGGTACAGATTGATGGCTTCAAATCATTTGTTGTGTGTTTATGTAGGACTTATAATAGGTTAATGAAGGCTTAATTAAGCCtttaaatgtgtttgtttaaAGTGGTTGTATGATGTATGCatactgacgtgtgtgtgtgtggaggtggaggtgtaaCTCTCTTCATAGCATTGTATGACTATGATGCTCGTACTGAAGATGACCTGTCCTTCCAGAAGGGAGAGAAGTTCCACATTATCAACAACACGTGAGATTCACATTACAGTTCCAGAGTAAATTGCAGGTAGTGGATTTCCAGATCAAATCAAGTGTCTGCTCCCTCCAATGTGATGAATTGTCTCTACAGAGAGGGGGACTGGTGGGAGGCCCGGTCGTTGGACACTGGGAAGTCTGGTTATGTCCCTAGTAACTATGTAGCTCCTGTAGACTCTATACAGGCTGAggagtgagtacacacacacacacacacacacacaaacaagaacatctgctgaatgactaatgggtaaatgtttgtgtgtgttaccaggtggTATTTCGGTAAGATGGGGAGAAAGGATGCAGAGAGACAGCTCCTGGGACTGGAGAACCCCAGAGGAACATTCCTTatcagagagagtgagaccacCAAGGGTACGTACACACCTGTactcagaaagtgttcacacacATTTGCTAAAAGTTACACAAAACGTTTGAAGGCTTCCCACAcatagattaagcctagtcctggtcTAAGAAGCACTTTCCCTGGACAATCTCCGTGAATCTGGGTCTGGTCAACTGGCTCTAAGAGTATTAGATATCTATATGTGGCTCTACAGGTATTCTCAAACATATCTCAGTACAGCTGTGTTTCTGTTCATTCATACGTAGTCATTCTCTTGTGTGCAACTTCACCTTTAGAGTCCTCAGAGTGTCTCTCCTCAATCCTCAAACtgttctcttcctcctctatcgCAAGGTGCCTACTCTCTGTCTATCCGGGACTGGGATGATGGTAAAGGTGACCACGTCAAACATTATAAGATCAGGAAGCTGGACAATGGAGGATATTATATCACAACACGCACACAGTTCGACACCGTGCATCAACTGGTGCAGCACTACACAGGTGAGTGCTTAGGGGCTAGGGGTGAAGTACCTAACTTAGGGTCTGTGGGTAAAGAGCCTAGGGTGTATGGACTAGGGTTAAAGTATTTAGGGCCTAGGTGAGGGCTTTCTCTCCATGGCCAAGACTAATGTAATTCAGatccctctttttttctctcccagTTGCCCTCTGGTGGTGCAGTCTGGTATAGGAGCTActctactctgtgtgtgtgtgctctccttTCTGTGTCTGTATGTCCAATATCCATTCTAGCATACTAAATATGATCAGGGAATGTATTAGCCAAGCACACTAAATAGGCATAAGCAAAGTTGCCTATTGGTTTGCATGGTGTGTCAGTGCATGTGTgtcagtgcatgtgtgtgtgtgtgtgtgtgtgtgtgtgtgtgtgtgtgtgtgtgtgtgtgtgtgtgtgtctaaacagATGTGTATCGGTAAAATGCGAGCACTTTTTAGTAGATCCAAGTAAAGTACTGTAGTCAGTTGCTTTTTATGTTCTATATGTGTTAGTTGCTTTTGTGCCTCAGCAatttatctctccctcccctcttgtctgtctgtatctctctctgtctttgtcccttgctcttgctctctcctttattctgtctgcctgtctgtcttgcttcgactctctctcttccacccctcTCTCACCCACCTCAGAGCGAGCAGCAGGTTTGTGCTGTAGGTTGATTGGCAGCTGTAGGCGGGGCATGCCTAAGCTAGCCGACCTATCGGTGAAGACCAAGGATGTGTGGGAGATTCCCAGAGAATCTCTCCAGCTGATTAAGAAGCTGGGCAACGGGCAGTTTGGAGAAGTCTGGATGGGTAGGAGGTTTTGTGTCTTTGCATGCCTTTTCATCTCATttcatctccctccctgtccactcctaccatcccccctcccccctccaaccCCTCACTCCTCTAGGCTGTAACGATGGGCTGTGTTACTTTCTGACCACACCCTGTCCCAATGCCACGCCCCTCACCCTGGGGCTGGGGCGGGACGCCTGGGAGGTTGCCAGGAAAACGCTGGCCCTAAACAGAAAGTTGGGCCAGGGCTGCTTCGGAGACGTCTGGATGGGTGAGCCCaactgtcaatcaatcaatcagtcaccTTCTTATACTGTAGGttgagactgacacacacactacctacagTCTAgcgcagggatcatcaactacattACGCTGCGGGCCGTTTTAAGTTGTTGAGGGGATGGTCAGGGGGTCGGAACATAATGACAAATCATTTgaagactgcaaattgaccgcaagaacaGATATGTTTGACTTAAACAAAATCATTTCAGATCTTGCTTACATGTGTATACGATCACGTGACTCTATTATGCATGGGAGTACttaagaaaatatattttaagtTAAAATCCCtttgagctgatttcctggtgtttctaCAGTCTTATGTCTGACAATGAAAATtctacaaaaaacaaacaaacttgGGGGccagttgggaaacactggactATAGCGCTCTTCACAACTGGGTCCCAGAAGTGTTTCTCCGTGTGTCTGGGATTATTCTCAATCCGGTGCTAATGTGGTGGTGTGTAGTGCTCTCTTTTCCCACGGCCAGCTGTGTTCCCAGTTTCCATTCCAGTGCTGTTCTGTGTCAGTGTaatagtctctctgtgtgtcaggaAGTAGCCAACCCTATTCCTGGTCCAGCTTCATGCACTGCTGAAGCACCATGGTGggactctccccctctcctccccttccttatCCCACCCCGCCACCTCTGTGCACtcctgtgtgtctttgtgtgtgtataattaagcaataaggcccgaggtggtgtggtatttggccaatataccacgactaagggctgttcttatgtaagacgcaacacggagtgcctggatacaacccttagccgtggtgtattggccatatatcacaaaccccagaggtgccttattgctattataaactggttaccaacgcaattaaagcagtaaaaataaatgttttgtcatacttgtggtatacggtctgatataccacagatgtcagccaatcagcattcagggctcgaactacccagtttataattgtatgcatgtgtgtgtgtttctgccgttgtgtgtgtgtactgtatacctatctctgtgtgtgtgtgtgtgtgtgtctgtctgtcaggtatGTGGAACGGCACCACCAAGGTAGCAGTGAAGACATTGAAGCCAGGCACCATGTCTCCAGAGGCCTTCCTAGAAGAGGCTCAGATCATGAAGAGACTGAGACATGACAAGCTGGTGCAGCTGTACGCTGTGGTCTCTGAAGAACCCATCTACATCATCACAGAGTTCATGAGCCAAGGTGCTGTACGGAGCACACACATATGCAAGCAGAGCCACACACACGTTTTCACAATTATTTCTGAAATGAATTAAACTGTGTATTTCAGGTAGtttactggacttcctgaaggacGGGGAAGGAGGGAATCTGAAGCTGCCTCAACTGGTGGATATGGCTGCTCAGGTAAGAACACACACCATCTTGGCAGTCCATCGATGCTCCTCTTGTGGTTGGGCCATGGTTCAGAGCTTCTGGTGCTGGTGCCACATCATGTGGCTGTGGAGGTCGATGTGGGAGTCACGTGTGGGATTGGATGGCTTGCACCTCTAACCcttcctcctgtgtgtgtgtgtgtgtgtgtgtgtgtgtgtgtgtgtgtgtgtgtgtgtgtgtgtgtgtgtgtgtgtgtgtgtgtgtgtgtgtgtgtgtgtgtgtgtgtgtgtgtgtgtgtgtgtgtgtgtgtgtgtgtgtgtgtgtgtgtgtgtgtgtgtgtgtgtgtgtagatagcGGCAGGCATGGCATATATAGAGCGTATGAACTACATCCATCGTGATCTGCGAGCGGCTAACATTCTGGTCGGGGAAAATCTGGTGTGCAAGATTGCTGACTTTGGTCTGGCCAGACTCATAGAGGACAATGAGTACACAGCCAGACAAGGTAGAAGAGAGTTACTGTGTTAGGACATTATGACAACTCTTGATGtgaaaagggcttcataaatacatttgattgaacgATTTTACAGGAGCCAAGTTCCCCATCAAGTGGACAGCTCCTGAAGCAGCTCTATATGGGCGCTTCACCATCAAGTCTGATGTGTGGAGCTTTGGTATCCTGCTCACTGAACTCGTCACAAAAGGACGTGTGCCTTACCCAGGTACGGGTGTGTAGGTGTCTCCTACTCTGTCGCCCTTCTTTTTTCCAGCCCTCTGTCTTTCCATATGTCTCTATGATGGATATAAGATGCTGTGTGTTACACTAAAAAACAtatatctctgtctttctctctacctccctccctctccctcctctctctctaggtatGAATAACCGCGAGGTCCTGGAGCAGGTGGAGAGAGGCTACAGGATGCCCTGTGCGGTGGGTTGTCCTGCCTCCCTCCATGAGCTGATGGTGCAGTGTTGGCGGAGAGAGGCGGACGAGAGACACACCTTTGAATACCTGCAGGGCTTCCTGGAGGACTACTTTACTGCTACTGAACCCCAGTACCAGCCTGGAGAGAACCTGTgaccacgcacacagacacaagtgtgtacacacacacacacaacctatacATACTGTAAGCCTTATCTACTATATGTTGCTGTCTGTCAGGGCAGAGCAATCAAACACAAGCCAGaattcttcctctcctcctatctgCTCAGCTGCCCAGACCAGCAGAGGAAAGGGACTGTTGTCAGTGTACTATGCCTTAATAGCTTTACTGAGTTACCATGACAACAAGGCTTCATCTTTAGATGGAGGTTGGGGGGGTTTACGGTTAGGATTAGATGGGGTTAGGGGTCAAGGTTTGTGGGGCTGTAGGGGACCAGTTTGTGCCTAAAATCTTTACTTGTGTAAGATGATGATTGTGATGACTTCACTCCAATGCTTTTT of the Oncorhynchus kisutch isolate 150728-3 linkage group LG17, Okis_V2, whole genome shotgun sequence genome contains:
- the yrk gene encoding tyrosine-protein kinase Fgr isoform X2 translates to MGCAHCKQKKAAAKAASAELSDPSPSNSPDGVVSTALAMPRYHPGPTHPTIPDFNKPFGSACFPNTNAQTGAGGVTGGGVTLFIALYDYDARTEDDLSFQKGEKFHIINNTEGDWWEARSLDTGKSGYVPSNYVAPVDSIQAEEWYFGKMGRKDAERQLLGLENPRGTFLIRESETTKGAYSLSIRDWDDGKGDHVKHYKIRKLDNGGYYITTRTQFDTVHQLVQHYTGCNDGLCYFLTTPCPNATPLTLGLGRDAWEVARKTLALNRKLGQGCFGDVWMGMWNGTTKVAVKTLKPGTMSPEAFLEEAQIMKRLRHDKLVQLYAVVSEEPIYIITEFMSQGSLLDFLKDGEGGNLKLPQLVDMAAQIAAGMAYIERMNYIHRDLRAANILVGENLVCKIADFGLARLIEDNEYTARQGAKFPIKWTAPEAALYGRFTIKSDVWSFGILLTELVTKGRVPYPGMNNREVLEQVERGYRMPCAVGCPASLHELMVQCWRREADERHTFEYLQGFLEDYFTATEPQYQPGENL
- the yrk gene encoding tyrosine-protein kinase Fgr isoform X1; the protein is MGCAHCKQKKAAAKAASAELSDPSPSNSPDGVVSTALAMPRYHPGPTHPTIPDFNKPFGSACFPNTNAQTGAGGVTGGGVTLFIALYDYDARTEDDLSFQKGEKFHIINNTEGDWWEARSLDTGKSGYVPSNYVAPVDSIQAEEWYFGKMGRKDAERQLLGLENPRGTFLIRESETTKGAYSLSIRDWDDGKGDHVKHYKIRKLDNGGYYITTRTQFDTVHQLVQHYTERAAGLCCRLIGSCRRGMPKLADLSVKTKDVWEIPRESLQLIKKLGNGQFGEVWMGMWNGTTKVAVKTLKPGTMSPEAFLEEAQIMKRLRHDKLVQLYAVVSEEPIYIITEFMSQGSLLDFLKDGEGGNLKLPQLVDMAAQIAAGMAYIERMNYIHRDLRAANILVGENLVCKIADFGLARLIEDNEYTARQGAKFPIKWTAPEAALYGRFTIKSDVWSFGILLTELVTKGRVPYPGMNNREVLEQVERGYRMPCAVGCPASLHELMVQCWRREADERHTFEYLQGFLEDYFTATEPQYQPGENL